A portion of the Bombina bombina isolate aBomBom1 chromosome 9, aBomBom1.pri, whole genome shotgun sequence genome contains these proteins:
- the LOC128640362 gene encoding histidine-rich glycoprotein-like, whose amino-acid sequence MCTSHRVTQSHTESHRVTQSHVHITQSHTESCAHHTESHRVTQSHVHITQSHTESHRVTQSHVHITQSHTESCAHHTESHRVTQSHVHVTQSYTESQRVTQSHVQITQSHTESCADHTESHRVTQSYTESCAHHTESHRVMCTSHRVTQSHTESCARHTELHRVTESHTESCADHTESHRVMCRSHRVTQSHVHITQSHTESCAHHTESHRVTQSHTESCAHHTESHRVMCTSHRVMCTSHSHTESHRVMCTSHRVTQSHTESCAHHTESHRVTQSCAHHTESHRVTQSHVHVTQSHVQITRDVHVTQSHVLVTQSHVHVTQSHTESCARHTESCARHMNELRDTSVCANTWLLIK is encoded by the coding sequence ATGTGCACATCACACAGAGTAACACAGAgtcacacagagtcacacagagtTACACAGAGTCATGTGCACatcacacagagtcacacagagtCATGTGCACatcacacagagtcacacagagtcacacagagtCATGTGCACatcacacagagtcacacagagtcacacagagtTACACAGAGTCATGTGCACatcacacagagtcacacagagtCATGTGCACatcacacagagtcacacagagtcacacagagtCATGTGCACGTCACACAGAGTTACACAGAGTCACAGAGAGTCACACAGAGTCATGTGCAGatcacacagagtcacacagagtCATGTGCAGatcacacagagtcacacagagtcacacagagtTACACAGAGTCATGTGCACatcacacagagtcacacagagtCATGTGCACatcacacagagtcacacagagtcacacagagtCATGTGCACGTCACACAGAGTTACACAGAGTCACAGAGAGTCACACAGAGTCATGTGCAGatcacacagagtcacacagagtCATGTGCAGatcacacagagtcacacagagtCATGTGCACatcacacagagtcacacagagtCATGTGCACatcacacagagtcacacagagtcacacagagtcacacagagtCATGTGCACatcacacagagtcacacagagtCATGTGCACGTCACACAGAGTCATGTGCACATCACACAgtcacacagagtcacacagagtCATGTGCACatcacacagagtcacacagagtcacacagagtCATGTGCACatcacacagagtcacacagagtCACACAGTCATGTGCACatcacacagagtcacacagagtcacacagagtCATGTGCACGTCACACAGAGTCATGTGCAGATCACACGTGATGTGCACGTCACACAGAGTCATGTGCTCGTCACACAGAGTCATGTGCACgtcacacagagtcacacagagtCATGTGCACGTCACACAGAGTCATGTGCTCGTCACATGAATGAACTGAGGGATACAAGCGTTTGTGCCAACACGTGGCTTCTAATAAAATAG